A genomic window from Vitis riparia cultivar Riparia Gloire de Montpellier isolate 1030 chromosome 16, EGFV_Vit.rip_1.0, whole genome shotgun sequence includes:
- the LOC117933022 gene encoding 60S ribosomal protein L24-like isoform X1, which produces MVLKTELCRFSGAKIYPGKGIRFVRSDSQVFLFANSKCKRYFHNRLKPSKLTWTAMYRKQHKKDIAAEAVKKKRRTAKKPYSRSIVGATLELIQKRRTEKPEVRDAAREAALREIKERIKKTKDEKKAKKAEVMAKTQKTQSKGVPKGAAPKGPKLGGGGGKR; this is translated from the exons ATGGTTCTCAA GACTGAACTCTGCCGCTTCAGTGGGGCCAAGATATACCCTGGTAAGGGTATCAGATTTGTTCGGTCTGATTCCCAG GTTTTTCTCTTTGCCAATTCTAAATGCAAGAGGTACTTCCACAACCGGCTTAAGCCATCGAAGCTTACATGGACAGCCATGTACAGAAAACAGCACAAGAAg GACATTGCAGCAGAAGCTGTTAAGAAGAAGCGCCGCACCGCAAAGAAGCCATACTCAAGGTCCATAGTGGGTGCCACATTGGAGCTTATACAGAAGAGAAGAACCGAGAAACCTGAAGTTCGAGATGCTGCTAGGGAGGCTGCTCTCCG TGAAATTAAAGAGAGGATCAAGAAAACCAAGGATGAAAAGAAAGCCAAGAAGGCTGAGGTAATGGCCAAGACGCAGAAAACTCAGAGCAAGGGTGTGCCTAAAGGGGCTGCACCAAAGGGCCCCAAGCTTGGAGGAGGAGGTGGAAAGCGCTGA
- the LOC117932896 gene encoding RHOMBOID-like protein 2, which yields MPPSEDLESRGAKNRGGSYTSSSVIEDSETQWTSWLVPMFVVANVAVFVVAMYINNCPKENSRAQGKCVAGFLGRFSFQPLKENPLFGPSSKTLEKLGALEWKKVVSKHQGWRLVTCIWLHAGVIHLLVNMLSLVLIGIRLEQQFGFVRIGVIYLLSGFGGSVLSSLFIQNSISVGASGALFGLLGAMLSELITNWSMYTNRAAALLTLLVIVAVNLTVGILPRVNNFAHIGGFVTGFFLGFILMPRPQFGWIEGRNLPADVRVKSKYKAYQYVCWLVSLVLLIAGFTVGLVMLYKGKNGSEHCHWCHYLSCVPTSSWKCDETQF from the exons ATGCCTCCAAGTGAAGATCTTGAAAGCAGGGGAGCCAAAAACAGGGGAGGCAGCTACACATCGTCTTCTGTGATTGAAGATTCGGAGACCCAATGGACTTCATGGCTTGTGCCCATGTTTGTTGTGGCCAACGTTGCTGTTTTTGTCGTTGCCATGTATATTAATAATTGCCCCAAGGAGAATTCTAGGGCTCAAGGCAAGTGTGTGGCAGGGTTTCTTGGGAGGTTCTCGTTTCAGCCTCTGAAGGAGAATCCTCTGTTTGGCCCTTCTTCCAAGAC attgGAAAAGTTGGGAGCTCTTGAGTGGAAAAAAGTTGTCAGTAAGCATCAAGGATGGAGGCTTGTCACTTGCATCTGGTTACATGCTGGTGTCATTCATCTGCTTGTAAACATGTTGAGCTTGGTCTTGATTGGTATTCGACTCGAACAGCAATTTGGTTTTG TGCGGATAGGAGTAATTTACCTGTTGTCAGGATTTGGAGGGAGTGTTCTTTCGTctctatttattcaaaatagcATCTCTGTTGGGGCTTCTGGTGCTCTTTTTGGGCTTTTGGGAGCAATGCTTTCAGAGCTTATTACAAACTGGTCCATGTATACAAACAGG GCTGCAGCACTACTCACACTCTTGGTCATTGTTGCGGTTAATCTAACCGTTGGGATTCTGCCACGTGTCAATAATTTTGCCCATATTGGTGGGTTCGTGACAGGTTTCTTCCTGGGCTTTATTTTGATGCCTCGACCTCAGTTTGGGTGGATAGAGGGTCGGAACCTTCCAGCTGATGTCCGTGTCAAATCCAAATACAAGGCCTACCAATATGTGTGCTGGCTGGTTTCTCTTGTTCTGCTGATTGCAGG ATTTACAGTTGGATTAGTGATGCTGTACAAGGGAAAGAATGGGAGTGAACACTGCCATTGGTGCCACTACCTCAGCTGTGTCCCAACCTCTAGCTGGAAATGCGATGAGACTCAATTTTAG
- the LOC117933022 gene encoding 60S ribosomal protein L24-like isoform X2: MDFRTELCRFSGAKIYPGKGIRFVRSDSQVFLFANSKCKRYFHNRLKPSKLTWTAMYRKQHKKDIAAEAVKKKRRTAKKPYSRSIVGATLELIQKRRTEKPEVRDAAREAALREIKERIKKTKDEKKAKKAEVMAKTQKTQSKGVPKGAAPKGPKLGGGGGKR; this comes from the exons atGGATTTCAGGACTGAACTCTGCCGCTTCAGTGGGGCCAAGATATACCCTGGTAAGGGTATCAGATTTGTTCGGTCTGATTCCCAG GTTTTTCTCTTTGCCAATTCTAAATGCAAGAGGTACTTCCACAACCGGCTTAAGCCATCGAAGCTTACATGGACAGCCATGTACAGAAAACAGCACAAGAAg GACATTGCAGCAGAAGCTGTTAAGAAGAAGCGCCGCACCGCAAAGAAGCCATACTCAAGGTCCATAGTGGGTGCCACATTGGAGCTTATACAGAAGAGAAGAACCGAGAAACCTGAAGTTCGAGATGCTGCTAGGGAGGCTGCTCTCCG TGAAATTAAAGAGAGGATCAAGAAAACCAAGGATGAAAAGAAAGCCAAGAAGGCTGAGGTAATGGCCAAGACGCAGAAAACTCAGAGCAAGGGTGTGCCTAAAGGGGCTGCACCAAAGGGCCCCAAGCTTGGAGGAGGAGGTGGAAAGCGCTGA
- the LOC117932897 gene encoding putative non-specific lipid-transfer protein 14 yields the protein MVISHEMGGQKAVKVMGILMVLSWAQTTMAAIDCSTVTALVSACSTFITYGAPDPIPGSPCCDAVVGLNSIADSIDNRRSVCRCLMSLIATYNPNATAIATLPGFCGISLGFNLDPNTDCNLVDGAASNE from the exons ATGGTGATTTCTCATGAAATGGGCGGCCAGAAGGCAGTGAAGGTGATGGGAATTTTGATGGTGCTATCATGGGCCCAAACAACAATGGCTGCCATAGACTGCAGTACCGTGACAGCGCTGGTCTCCGCCTGCTCCACCTTCATCACCTACGGTGCCCCAGACCCCATCCCTGGCTCCCCTTGCTGTGATGCAGTGGTGGGCCTCAACAGCATCGCGGACTCCATTGATAACCGGCGATCAGTTTGCCGGTGCTTAATGAGCCTCATTGCTACTTACAATCCTAATGCTACTGCCATAGCTACATTGCCTGGGTTCTGTGGCATCTCTCTCGGCTTCAATCTTGATCCCAATACTGACTGCAACTT GGTGGATGGTGCGGCATCTAATGAGTGA